The genomic DNA GCTGCCCGGCCCGCGGGGGCCGGTCGCGCTCACGGTTCTGGACACGATTCGCGACTACTCGTGGACCCGCGGGACGATCTTCATCGACCGCGCCGTGTACGCGGCCCTCTTCCAGGACTACCTCGTGGACGTGTTCCACGTCTACCTGTCCGCCGGCGCCGGCGGGGCGGCTGGCGAGAGTACGGCCGGCGGCGACGCGGTCGCGACCTTCGCGGCCAACCGCGGCCTGAACGTGCAGGACCGCCCGACGCTGCGGCGGTTCCTGGCGGAACTCATCAACCGCGTCTACACGCTGGCGTTCCTTCAGCAGATCGTGGTCGGCGTGGTGGCCGCGCTGGGCGTGGTGACGGCCCTGCTCATCTCGGTCCTCCAGCGGAAGCGCGAACTCGGCCTGTTACTCGCGGTCGGGGCGACCCCGGGACAGGTGGTCCGCACGGTACTGGCCGAGGCGGTGTTGATGGGCGCGTTCGGCACGGTCCTGGGCGTGCTGTTCGGCCTGCCGATGGAGTGGTACATCCTGCGGGTGGTGCTGGTCGAGGAGTCCGGCTTCGTCTTCGACCTGATCGTCCCGTGGCGGCAGGGGATCGGCATCGCCGTCGGCGCCGTGGCGGTTGCCACGTTGGCTGGGTTACTGCCAGCGCTGCACGCGATCCGCACGCGGATCACGGACGCGATCGCGTATGAGTAACGGGGACGGAGTCGGGGCGAGTTCAAATCCCGTCGCCCCGACTTGAAACAACAACAGCTCTTCGCCGACCTTCAGCGGCGAGTTGTTTCTCGTTTGGCGCCCAAGCGTTACGCTCGATTTGCAGCGCGGTCAATCCGGTTCAGCGCGCCAGCAGAATTCGGCGCGGCGGCGCGATGAGCGCCTGCAACTGATTTCATGACAGTAGCTTGCGGCGTTCAAATCCAGTCGCCATCTTCGCAGCAATTGACTGATTCCGATGAACGGCAGTCGCGCGCTGGGGGTACGCCTGAGAACGCGAGTCGGCGTGTCGGACCGCGCCACCTCTTGGCGTCAGGGAACGAAAGAAAGCCGTGAGGCTACTGGGCTTGCCACTCACTCGTCTTTGATAGTCATAAGCTCATCGAGGAGTTCCTGGTCGTTGTTGCTGATGCGGAGGATGTGCTGTTGATCCTCTTTGGACAAGGTGCTGCCGTGTTGTAGCAGGATACGGAGCGTGCCCAACTGCCAACTGTGAATTGCGTATCCTACCGCGTTGAATTCGTAGAAGGTCTCGTTGGCGGCATCAGGATTGCGCGCCAGTGCCTGACGCGTCCCTTCCTCGTCGCCGCAGGCCACGTAGCAACACAGGTGCGCATTGGCCCCGTGGTCGATCAAGTACTGAATCAGTTCGTCGCCGCATTCCTGCGACGTGCGGTGCAGTGCCGCTGTGCCAACGGCATCAGACCGATTGACATCGGCCCCGCGCTCGACCAGGAGCTTGATCGCCGCGAAGCGGTTGTTGCGGGCGGCGTGGAACAGGGCGGTTCTCCCCCGATCGTCTGGATTGTCAATCAGACTGCCGTCCCGATCAAGGAGGGCCTCGATCAGGCCGGTCCGCCCCATCGCTGCGGTCTGGAACAGATCGACCTGTGCGTTGCGGTCGAGCAGTAGTTGAATGATCGCTTCGGCTGGTTCGGACTTCCACGGCCCGGCGTGACTGGCTCCCATTAGAGCGGTCCCGCCACGGATATCGAGCGCGTTCACGTCGGAATGGTAGCGGAGGAGAACTTCGACGACATCGAAGTACCCCGCCATCGCCGCATAGTGCAAAGCGGTCATGCCGTTCCGGGTTGTGGCCCGTGCCAAATCAGGATTTCGCTTCAGCAGAATGTCGGCATCGGTCGCCTTTCCGAGATAGGCGCAGGCGAAAATATCGACCACGGCTCCGTGCTCCAGCAGAAAGTCGATTGCCCGCCGGTTGCGATAAAGCGCCGCGGTGTAAAGCGGCGGAAGACGCGACTCGTCCAACTGATTGACCGATTCCGGGTCTTGAGCGACCGCCGCGTGCATGGCCTGCACGTCGTCCTTGGCCGCCAGCTCGTGCATGTTCGTTGCCGGCTGCGAAAGCGACTCGACGTGCTTCTTCAGTTTCGGCCAACTGTCAAAGCCCAACTCCCGCGCAATCACGAGTTGTGCATCCGCGAGGGCAACACCGACAGCTGCGATTTCGGCCTGCGTTAGCCCGGAAAAGCGCGGATGAGTTTGTCCGATCCGGTGGATGGCGTTTGGATCGCCTTCTCGGCAGGCCCGGCGGAGGTTTTTGGCCCGGTTTCGCAACTGGCGCAGATTGACGTCGGGGGGAAGCTGGCGGGAGTGGGACATGACGAACTCCTTTCAAAGTTGCCCGGTGTCCGCACATCAGGCTGAAAGAAGTTCGTTTGACGCAGATTGTAAGCGAAGGTGGCCTCAGGCCTTTCCGCGGACCGGCAGCGTCCAGAACGCTCTAGCCGATATTACGCGAATCTCGTTGTTTGTTCAACGGCCCGGGCAGGCGATTGTCACGCCCCATTAGAAATGTCCGGGGTTTGGCCCCAATAGAAATGTCCTCCCCCCGGGACATATTTCCACTCATCATAGACGTTTTCGCCAAGGATGATTTGGAGCTGGACGGTACGATCGCTTCGGGTTATCTACCTCCTCGCCGCCGGAAGGATAGGGCTCCGCAGGAGTGCGACCCGAGCGTCCGGCAGTCGGCTGCATGCCCGCGGGACGGGAGTCCTTGACCGGCTCCCGTCCCGTCGTCTCCGCACTGGCATCGGCCGCTGATGCGCTAAACTCCGGGGGTTTGGGGGCAGAGCCCCCAAGGCTGCCCCCCACGGTGATCTCCTGGTACGGCAAATGACGCTTCCCGAACCGAATGTGCAGCGTCCCATCCAGTCTCTGCTCAATCACCACCCGGCCGCCACGCTCTCCCGGGTACGCTGGCGGCAACAATTGGTAGAACGTATTCGCGAAACGCACCACGTAGTCGTTGCTCACCACCCGCTCGCTCTGAATCGACAGGATCGACGCCAGCTTGTGATCTCGACCCAACGGTCGATGGGCATCGTTTGGCTGACGCGCCGGCTTGGCGAACCGCTTGTTGTGGTCGGGAAGGAGTTTCGCCAACAACGCGTTGGCGTCCTCGCAGGTCGTGACCTTGGCCAACCGCAGTTCCTTGACCCACCGATCCTGAGCCGTGCCAAACGAACGCTCGACACGTCCCTTCGCCTGGGGACTGTGCGCCCGAATCAACTCTATGGCCAGTTCGCCGAGCGCTCGGCCAAACTGCGTTTGCGCGTCGGGATCGGCGAGCGGACGTCCCTTCTCGTGCGGCTCGAAGATGCTGTGTCGATCCGTGTAAACCGCCAGCGGTCGGCCGTATTTCCGCAGCCAGACCCCCAACAAATCCAGGTGCGATTCCACGCTCCCATGCCGGTAAAACTTCGCTTCGACGCGGCTGGTGGCGTCATCGATCATGGTGATCAGAACGATCGTCTCGCCGCGACCCTCCAGCCACTCATGCACCGAGGCGTCCATCTGCACCAACTCGCCCAAACAAGCCCGTCGCGGCCGACGACTGCGATGCGGGTCACGGCGACGTTGGCGTTCCCACAAGCCCTCGGCCAGCAACCAGCGACGCAGCGTTTCGACGCCCACCTTCAACCCTTCTTCCGCCAACTTCTCGCACGCGAAGGTGGGGCCGAAGTCGCGGTAACGCTGGCGGTACGCCGCCAGCACCTGCGTTCGCAGCTTGGCTTCCAGGCAGCGATTCGACGGCTGACCTCGAAGGCCATGCACCAGGGCGCTGTCACCCTGGGTCTTCAGTTTGCCCTTCAGTCGCCGGACCTGACGCGCGCTCAACTTCAACAAACCAGCGGCTTCCGTAACCGTCCGATCTCCCGATACCACCGCCTTCAGAATCGCCAAAACGTCACGCTCGCGCTGACTCATGGCTAGAATGCCCCAATCTTGTAGCTCGGTAGACATACGTCCTCCTTGGCATGAACAAGGAGGACATTTCTAACGAGTTAAGGCCGGACATTTCTAATGTGTTTCAACACGGCCCGGGCAGGCGATGCAGGCGATGGGCCTGGACGGCAACCTCATAATCGTCCGAGGCAATGCTTGGGAAGTGAACGCATGCCTATTCTGGGAAAGGCTTTCCGCCATCCAGCCGCCGACGCAAGTGGCATTCCCAATCTTGGACGCCAGCGATAAAAAATTCGATAGCCGTCTTGTCGCCCCGACTGTTTTCCAAAACCAGCCCTTTGGCGTGGTCGCCGAAGGGCTTTCTCATTGAGGGATTATGGTCGTGAGGTTTCGGGAAATGTGACCCCGGAATAGACATCACCGAGTGCAATTCGCGCCGGGATACTGGTGAATGCCAGCGTGTCGGTCAACTCGACGAACGAGACTAACGCCCACGAGCCATCCGCCTGTCGCACGTACCGTTCGCACACCGCTTCGTCCTGAGCCACCAGCACGTATTCGATCAGAGTTGGGATTTTTTGATAGTTGCGAAATTTGGCCCCGCGATCAGACTCTTCCGTGGACGGAGACAATACCTCGATAATCGCCGTTGGGTTGGTCAGACTGTCCTCGTCCAGTGGATCGAACTTGCCTTCCCCGCAAAGAACAACGATGTCCGGGTATGTGTAGAGTTCAGTCGCTTCGACCTTGACCCGTTGATCGCTGGAATAGGTCCGGCAGGGCCCACCTTTGAGCCGCGCGAACAACTCACCTATCAGGTTTTCTTTTACGCGGTTGTGAGCGGGCTGGCTCCCGCCATGGCGAACATTTCGCCCCGGAAGAATTCGCTTTTGAACTCGGCGCGTCGCTCGATTTCCAGATATTCACTGGGAGTTAACTTTCGCTTCGGAACCGCGCTCATGACAAGACTCCTTCGCGAGACGAAGTCGACCGCCGGGATTGCGTGCCGTGCAAACGCGATCCGACCGAGGTTATTTTACATGGGTACACGGTCGACACCGAGTGATGGAGTTGCGCGAATCCGCGCGGCGGACAGTCCCGAAGCGGCGAGTGGCGAGCTTCGCCACTTTGCTTACTCGCTATCCGGTTCCCGGATGAGAAACCGCCGCAGCCCGGCTTCCCAACCACGGACCCCCGGCGATAAAAAGTTCAATAGCCGTCCTGTCGTCCCGATCGCAGCGGGATGAATTGAACTCGCTATTTCCATGATGCGAATCTCGCATGGTCCACTATCTCAGTCAATCGTTAACGCAAGAAATGGTCGTCGCCGTTATTTGTATCGGGCACGATATTTAATATTATTTAGTTAGTTCGAAAGCGGGCAGGTTGTTGATTTCCGTTTTGATCGAGGCACTCAACAAGGGACGTTTCGGGTCGGCGTAGCGGCCCTTGAGTTTGTCTGCCCCATGCTGGGGTCGGCCCTTGCTCTGGCCGGTGACCGGCTTCCATTCGATCACGATATCGTACTCGCCGGGAGGTGCGCCCTTGCCCAAGGAGCCGCAGACGATCTCAAATGACCCGTCGTCCTGCACGACGCCCATAATCATGTGTTCGTTCATGGGGTCGCCCCCTTGGCGGTGAAAGAAGATGGTAGCACCCGATGCCGGGGCGCCGTTGTACATCACCTTGCCCGAAACCGGATAGAGGGTGTTCTTGCTGCCACACGAGGCGCAAGCCAGTGACAGCACCGCCGTCAGGAAGAAATTAACCTTCTTCACACCAGGATTCCTCATAAAACGATTTGTGTATTCAACCTCGGGCCGGACCCGATGGCCGGCCCGAAGGCGTCGTACTGACATCCTCATCGACGTATTGAATCAGTAATCGAACGAGATCACTTCGCCCCGGCCCGACTGAGCAAGGCCCCCATCTGGTTAATGGTCAGCCCGTTCTTTACGAATCGCACCGAGCCGTCACCGAAGAGGACGTTACTTCCTCCCGTGTGGAAGGCGAAGATTTCGCTGTCATTGCTGCACCCATTTGCGCACGAGTAGGGTGCGGGTGGGATACCGAGGAAGCCACCGCCGGCGGCGATCCCGGACCCGCTGGGGTCGGCACCATTTGTGGCGTTGTAGTTGAGCGGATCGGCCCACCCCCCGCCACCCTGTGGGGCAGGTCCGTTCGGGCCGGCGGTGTAACTGCCCGCCGACGTCACCAGCCCCTTGCTCCCGTACCAGCCCGGCCGCCCCGCGTCCTCAACGATCATGATCGTGTTCGACGTGCCGTCCGTAATGGCGGTGACGCGCACGGGGCCATCGGGGGGCTGACAGATGATGGACGCGCCGGCGTTGATGCTGATCCCGGGAACGCCTACGTCCAGTCCCGCGTCGGGGCAGTAGTCGGTACGCCCAAATGTGAGGCCGGAAGGGTACGTCACACTGACTCCGAAATTGCCGAAGCTTCTTCCCAACTCTGCCGAGTAATCCACCGCGGGCTGACCCGGAGACGACGGACACAGAAACGATTTTATGGCCGTCGAATAGGCCGGGTTATTAGGCGGCATATTCACCGGATTGAGGGCCGCCTTGGTGGTGTCGATTTGCTGGCAGACGTTGTTTTGCTCCATATAAGGTAGTATCAGGACGAACGCCGAAACGCCGTAGGTGCCCGTACCGCTCGGGGCCGCCGGGTCGGCGGCGGGCAAGAGTTTGTAGGCGGTGGGAAAGCTGCCGTTGACACCTTCGTAGTTGAACAGGGCCAAGCCGATCTGCTTCAGGTTGTTTCCGCAGCTCATCCGGGCCGCCGCTTCCCGGACCTTCTGCACGGCGGGCAGCAACAACCCGATCAGGATCGCGATGATTGCGATGACGACCAGGAGTTCGATCAGCGTGAAGCCAATCCGAAGTGAACTTGTCTTGTGCATTCCAAACTCTTGACGAATGAAGTAGCTGAGGCGTACCTTTTAGGTTAGCGTAAACTAATCGAGTTATTAGTCAAGGCTAATAACTCGATTAGCCCCATCACTGTCAGAAATCTTGGACGGAAAATGGTAGCGACCTGCTGCGCGTGACGCCTTTCGTCAGATCGATCGCAAACTCCGAATCTGCTGAGACTTCTGCCTCGGATTATGTCGGAGAGAAGTCGTCGAATGCCCCCTTCTAACCCCGGACAGAAAAAGTTCATGCTCGTGAGGCGGCAGAGGTGGAAGGGCGTAAACATCCCGTCGCAATGGCCGCCCCCCCCGCGACGAGCGCGGGAGTGAACATTCCGCCGAAATGGCACTCATCGCATCTCTGCCGCCTCACGAGCCAAAAGTTCACTAGCCGTCCCATCATCACGAAACGAGAAGAGGCTGTTCACCAAAGAAGCATGGTGAATGTCCGCTTTTGCTCTTGTTACGCGATCAGATTCTCGCGTGAGGCTTCAGCGATCGAGCCCCACATATCAGGAACGCTTCGGTGGGTCGGGCGAAGCCCGCGGGCTGGCAACCGCGACCAGTCGGAACTTCCGCTTGAAATATTCCAAAATAGGAATATAATCTCCACATGCCACGCGTCCCTGCCACGTCCGACGTCTACAACGCCATCGCCGACCCGCGACGGCGACAGATCATCGACCTCCTTTCCCGGCAACGCGGACTCGCCGTGGGGGCGATCGTCCTGGCGCTGGGGCTCGCGCAACCGGCCGTTTCGAAGCACCTGGGCGTCCTCCGGGAGGCCGGCATCGTGACCGTCAAGAAACTCGGCCAGAGCCGCGTGTACGACCTGAATCTTGACCAGTTGCGGACCATTCAGGATTGGGTCCGAACGCTCGAACAGCACTGGGAAGGCCAGCTCGACCGCATCCGCGCCCGGGCCGAGCAGCGCGCCTCCCGTCCCTCCAGTACGCCCGAGTGAGCAACCCTCACGAAAGGAACCTCATGACCACCGGTACTTCGAGCCCGCAGCCGATCGAAACCCTCGAGATCCTCAAGGCGATCGACATCGCCGCGCCGATCGACATCGCCTTCGAGGCGGTCCTCGAAGAATTCGGCCCGGAAGCGCAAATGATGGACGGGACCGCCATGCCCTTCAAGCTGGAAGCCTGGCCGGGCGGGCGATGGTTTCGCGATCTGGGAAACAATTCGGGGCACCTGTGGGGGCACGTCCAGGTGATCAAGCCGCCGACTTTGCTCGAGATTTGCGGGCCGATGATGATGTCCTACCCCGCAATGAACCATCTCCAATATCGCCTGGTCGCCCAGGGGAGCGGCACCCGCCTGACCTTCTCGCACCGCGGCGTGGGCTCGATTACACCCCAGCACCGCGAAGGCATGCCCAAGGGGTGGGGGCACTGGATCGACAAGGTTCGCGACCGCGCCGAACGGAAGGCGAAGTAGCAAAAAAGTGGCGGCCGTGCGCTCGCATCAATCAACACTTTTATAAGGATACGTCTTTCATGAATCCCGCCGCTATGCTCGATCACGAGGTGGTTTCAAAAGAACAATGGCTACGGGCCCACGGCGATTTCTTGGCCGAAGAAAAGGAGCTAACGAGGCGGAGTGACGAACTCAGTCGCCGGCGTCGCGAGCTTCCCTGGACTCGTGTCGAGAAGGATTATGTCTTTACGGGCCCGCAGGGCACCGCGAGCCTTGCGGACCTCTTCGACGGGCGGAGCCAACTCGCTACGTATCACTTCATGTTCGGCCCCGATTGGGTTGAAGGTTGCCCGAGCTGCTCGTTCGTCACGGATCACCTGGACGGGGTGATCGACCATCTCAAGGCCCGGGACGTCACGCTGGTACTCGTCTCCCGCGCGCCGCAAGAAAAGCTCGCGGTATTCAAGAAGTGGATGGGCTGGCGGACGCCGTGGTTCTCGTCCGGCGGCTGCGAATTCAACCAGGATTTCGCCGTGTCGTTCAGCGCGGCGGAAGTCGCCGGCGGCGCGAAGGCGTACAACTTCGGCACCATTGCCCCCTACGGCGAAGAGAATCCGGGGCTCAGCTTCTTCTACAAAGACCCGGGCGGCGCGATCCTTCACACCTATTCGACGTACACCCGCGGCCTGGAGGTGCTGTTGGGCGCCTACGCGGTCCTTGACCGGGCGCCGAAAGGACGCGACGAAGCGAACCTGCCCTGGCCGATGGCTTGGGTGCGCTATCACGACAAGTACGAGCCGACGACGCAAGGGGCTGAATCATGCTGCCACAACAAGACCAGCCAGTGACCGACCGATGCTGCCACGGCGGCGCTTCGCAGTCGTCGGCTCCGACGCGGCGGGGCTGGGAGGTGGCGGCCGGCGTGGTGTCGATCGGCGTGTGGGCGTTCCTGCCCAAGTGCCCGATTTGCCTGGCGGCGCACCTGGCCCTTTGGACCGGCCTGGGACTTTCGTTAACGGAGGCGACGTACCTCCGCTGGGCGCTATTGATCTTGAGCGGCGTCTTGCTGCTCGGGATCGTTGCGAGACGAATAGTGCGGCGAGAGCGTTAGCCAGGACACATCGGTCGATCAAACCGATGCGTCCTGGCTAACGCTCTCAGACGGGCAACACATCGCTGTGCCAGGCGGACGTGCGTCAGTCCGATAAAAATTTGCTGTCGTCTATCCGCCGCCGCAAGTCGACGGCCTAACCTACTACGGCCCGGACTTTCTGGGTGGCATCATACCCGGGTCCGTTACGTTGACTTTATCGCACGCGTGAAGCCACACCAGTTGCCGGCTCACTTCCTTGGCAAAGTCGCTGTCAGTGATTTGATCGGGCGCTATGCCGCGCATCTCGCGATCGTTAAGCATACCGCGGAGGCTTACGATGGCCCCGGGGGCTTGAATGAGCAACGTATCATGACGCGCCCGCGCCGCGAGACCCGCCAGGGATCGGACCGGCTGATCCGCCGCGAGAAAAACGTCAATGTTGGCCCGGATCAGTTCTGCGCCTGGAGAGCCCCGGTGAAAAGCCTGAAGGGGCACGCGAATTTTGCCGGGACTGACTTCCAGCGAGGGGGTTACCGAAGGTTCCGAATCAGGATACGGTTTGCGTTTGCCCTGCTCTTCCGTGAATGAGCGCCGCCGCACGGCGAGCCACCATAGATAATGCACGCCGTCGGCTTCGGCGCTGGCCAGCGCGGCCCGGCTGCCGTCCTGATCGACACGGGCAGTGTCCCCCTGATCGGCCACGTCGAGTATCGTCACTTGCAGGTTCAAACGGCGCCGTTTGGGGGGATGCTTCTTCAGGTATTCGGCCGTCCCCCGCACGGAGGAAACGACATAAAACATATCGTCCGGGCCCCGCTGCAAGTCGTGAACGGCAAACAGTAGTCCGTCTGCTTCCCCTCGTGCCAGGGCCTTGTCCAACGGAAACCGCTCTTCGAGAGCCCGGTCGGTATTGATGACGCGCCCGCCGGTCGGGAGGGCGACCGCAAGTTTCTCCGCCGGGATCGGCACGTCGTAGGCGACGGAAACCTCGCGGCCGGCCGGCCAGCGGCCGTCCACCTGCCGCTGTTCTTCGAGGTACACAATTCGTTCGTCCGCATCGATCAGGACGACGAGCCGTGGCGGGTGCGGGTCGGGGACCAACTCCGAGCCGTTGTCTTTGACCACCTGTGGAGCCGGTGGGATGACGACGAACCCGCGGCAAGAACGGCCGTCGATTTCGCGGTCGTGTTCGGGAGCGCGGCGGCGAACACTGCCCGCTGGCGCGTCGCCGAATTGTAACGAACCAATGATCATGCTCACCCCGTCGCGGCTGGCCCGGCGGGCAATCACCAGTTCACTCTCCTTCGTTCCCGGATGCCACGCCCACTGCTGCCGGCCGTCGTCCAG from Fimbriiglobus ruber includes the following:
- a CDS encoding DUF1559 domain-containing protein yields the protein MHKTSSLRIGFTLIELLVVIAIIAILIGLLLPAVQKVREAAARMSCGNNLKQIGLALFNYEGVNGSFPTAYKLLPAADPAAPSGTGTYGVSAFVLILPYMEQNNVCQQIDTTKAALNPVNMPPNNPAYSTAIKSFLCPSSPGQPAVDYSAELGRSFGNFGVSVTYPSGLTFGRTDYCPDAGLDVGVPGISINAGASIICQPPDGPVRVTAITDGTSNTIMIVEDAGRPGWYGSKGLVTSAGSYTAGPNGPAPQGGGGWADPLNYNATNGADPSGSGIAAGGGFLGIPPAPYSCANGCSNDSEIFAFHTGGSNVLFGDGSVRFVKNGLTINQMGALLSRAGAK
- a CDS encoding ArsR/SmtB family transcription factor; translation: MPRVPATSDVYNAIADPRRRQIIDLLSRQRGLAVGAIVLALGLAQPAVSKHLGVLREAGIVTVKKLGQSRVYDLNLDQLRTIQDWVRTLEQHWEGQLDRIRARAEQRASRPSSTPE
- a CDS encoding Uma2 family endonuclease, with the translated sequence MFARLKGGPCRTYSSDQRVKVEATELYTYPDIVVLCGEGKFDPLDEDSLTNPTAIIEVLSPSTEESDRGAKFRNYQKIPTLIEYVLVAQDEAVCERYVRQADGSWALVSFVELTDTLAFTSIPARIALGDVYSGVTFPETSRP
- a CDS encoding DUF899 domain-containing protein → MNPAAMLDHEVVSKEQWLRAHGDFLAEEKELTRRSDELSRRRRELPWTRVEKDYVFTGPQGTASLADLFDGRSQLATYHFMFGPDWVEGCPSCSFVTDHLDGVIDHLKARDVTLVLVSRAPQEKLAVFKKWMGWRTPWFSSGGCEFNQDFAVSFSAAEVAGGAKAYNFGTIAPYGEENPGLSFFYKDPGGAILHTYSTYTRGLEVLLGAYAVLDRAPKGRDEANLPWPMAWVRYHDKYEPTTQGAESCCHNKTSQ
- a CDS encoding Uma2 family endonuclease, with protein sequence MSAVPKRKLTPSEYLEIERRAEFKSEFFRGEMFAMAGASPLTTA
- a CDS encoding ISNCY family transposase, with amino-acid sequence MSTELQDWGILAMSQRERDVLAILKAVVSGDRTVTEAAGLLKLSARQVRRLKGKLKTQGDSALVHGLRGQPSNRCLEAKLRTQVLAAYRQRYRDFGPTFACEKLAEEGLKVGVETLRRWLLAEGLWERQRRRDPHRSRRPRRACLGELVQMDASVHEWLEGRGETIVLITMIDDATSRVEAKFYRHGSVESHLDLLGVWLRKYGRPLAVYTDRHSIFEPHEKGRPLADPDAQTQFGRALGELAIELIRAHSPQAKGRVERSFGTAQDRWVKELRLAKVTTCEDANALLAKLLPDHNKRFAKPARQPNDAHRPLGRDHKLASILSIQSERVVSNDYVVRFANTFYQLLPPAYPGERGGRVVIEQRLDGTLHIRFGKRHLPYQEITVGGSLGGSAPKPPEFSASAADASAETTGREPVKDSRPAGMQPTAGRSGRTPAEPYPSGGEEVDNPKRSYRPAPNHPWRKRL
- a CDS encoding LolA family protein — its product is MTPQELEEQLRQLGTDWPVPSVADAVMARIESGLVPPPRRASWLRRRAVSLLATAAVLAAAAGTAWLFGLGAPTTLQAQMKQSLEKSRTAHIVTSKLDDRGGRQRGEIWYERGRGFRAESRDEVILDDGRQQWAWHPGTKESELVIARRASRDGVSMIIGSLQFGDAPAGSVRRRAPEHDREIDGRSCRGFVVIPPAPQVVKDNGSELVPDPHPPRLVVLIDADERIVYLEEQRQVDGRWPAGREVSVAYDVPIPAEKLAVALPTGGRVINTDRALEERFPLDKALARGEADGLLFAVHDLQRGPDDMFYVVSSVRGTAEYLKKHPPKRRRLNLQVTILDVADQGDTARVDQDGSRAALASAEADGVHYLWWLAVRRRSFTEEQGKRKPYPDSEPSVTPSLEVSPGKIRVPLQAFHRGSPGAELIRANIDVFLAADQPVRSLAGLAARARHDTLLIQAPGAIVSLRGMLNDREMRGIAPDQITDSDFAKEVSRQLVWLHACDKVNVTDPGMMPPRKSGP
- a CDS encoding ankyrin repeat domain-containing protein, producing the protein MSHSRQLPPDVNLRQLRNRAKNLRRACREGDPNAIHRIGQTHPRFSGLTQAEIAAVGVALADAQLVIARELGFDSWPKLKKHVESLSQPATNMHELAAKDDVQAMHAAVAQDPESVNQLDESRLPPLYTAALYRNRRAIDFLLEHGAVVDIFACAYLGKATDADILLKRNPDLARATTRNGMTALHYAAMAGYFDVVEVLLRYHSDVNALDIRGGTALMGASHAGPWKSEPAEAIIQLLLDRNAQVDLFQTAAMGRTGLIEALLDRDGSLIDNPDDRGRTALFHAARNNRFAAIKLLVERGADVNRSDAVGTAALHRTSQECGDELIQYLIDHGANAHLCCYVACGDEEGTRQALARNPDAANETFYEFNAVGYAIHSWQLGTLRILLQHGSTLSKEDQQHILRISNNDQELLDELMTIKDE
- a CDS encoding SRPBCC family protein produces the protein MTTGTSSPQPIETLEILKAIDIAAPIDIAFEAVLEEFGPEAQMMDGTAMPFKLEAWPGGRWFRDLGNNSGHLWGHVQVIKPPTLLEICGPMMMSYPAMNHLQYRLVAQGSGTRLTFSHRGVGSITPQHREGMPKGWGHWIDKVRDRAERKAK